A single Cryptococcus deuterogattii R265 chromosome 2, complete sequence DNA region contains:
- a CDS encoding geranylgeranyl transferase type-2 subunit beta, translating to MSLAATSQPLNKPLHIKYIQDLDKKKDLAYYITSHLRLNGIYWGLTALYMLGQPEALDREGVIEYVLSCWDDETGTFGPHPGHDGHILATLSGIQVLLMEDALDRVDVERIISFLLKLVNPDGSVSGDKWGESDTRFSYILLSCLSLLDRLSSLTDEQIDGITENIRKCMNFDGGFGLSPGTESHSGQVWVCTAALAILDRLDIVDRDLLGAWLSERQLPNGGLNGRPEKLEDVCYSWWCLASLSIIGKIHWINADKLINFILSAQDLDDGGIGDRPGDWVDVFHTIFGVAGLSLLGYPDLRDIDPVYCMPADLITRLGLRRPYSVLPRRSAQ from the exons ATGTCCCTAGCGGCCACCTCCCAACCTCTTAATAAGCCCTTGCATATTAAGTATATTCAAGACCTTGACAAG AAAAAGGACTTGGCCTACTATATAACTTCTCACCTTCGCCTCAATGGGATATATTGGGGACTCACCGCCTTGTATATGTTAGGACAGCCAGAAGCGCTTGATCGGGAAGGTGTCATTGAGTATGTGCTGTCCTGCTGGGACGATGAGACTG GTACCTTTGGACCTCATCCTGGCCATGATGGCCACATCTTGGCCACGCTTTCCGGAATCCAAGTTCTACTCATGGAAGACGCTCTTGATCGGGTGGATGTTGAGCGTATCATTTCTT TCCTCCTCAAACTTGTCAACCCAGACGGCTCCGTATCTGGTGACAAATGGGGAGAGTCAGATACGCGTTTTTCTTATATCCTGCTCTCTtgcctttcccttctcgaTCGTCTATCGAGCCTTACAGATGAACAAATAGACGGCATCACCGAGAATATTCGAAAGTGCATGAACTTTGACGGGGGTTTTGGGCTTAGTCCGGGCACAGAGAGTCATTCAGGACAAGTTTGGGTCTGTACAGCAGCACTAGCTATCCTGGATCGACTGGACATCGTGGACCGAGATTTGTTAGGAGCGTGGTTGTCGGAAAGACAGCTACCTAACGGAGGTCTTAATGGAAGACCAGAGAAGCTCGAGGAC GTATGTTATTCTTGGTGGTGTCTCGCCTCATTATCCATAATCGGCAAGATCCACTGGATCAACGCGGATAAGTTGATTAACTTCATTTTGAGCGCCCAG GATCTTGATGACGGAGGTATAGGGGACAGGCCGGGGGATTGGGTCGACGTCTTCCACACCATATTTGGGGTTGCAGGCCTCTCTCTCCTGGGCTACCCAGATCTACGAGATATTGATCCTGTTTACTGCATGCCTGCAGATTTGATAACTCGTCTTGGTTTGCGTAGACCCTACTCAGTTTTACCCCGTCGATCCGCACAATAA
- a CDS encoding impact family protein, producing the protein MQSTPLTTQFIEHLLSEENLEIDSNLTAIGFELEALLSIYDDDSIRLAFASRSPSRSSQLPDTPNPERRGSQQWTDAFWDADIGFTPGERIRYEVSLPVWEEGDTLEGVDPSVMPRKAPIMRVLVSLPPTYPNISPPQLQLLGRYLGSFAIDSGLFGDITRTYISSDGAPFTPGDVCVFEGLTHVQSLARTWYAEQLACGAAREAQRNPQITVSVTNSPESSDSEDAAYVRRLSPRPTFSYTRRASDSPPTEAMLRIEAGKDHGLKVWVSDEVVDRKSVFVGRAVKVTDERDVPLVVHELLGDKRVARAAHPAIYAYRIVKDVGGTAGKVYNTDYDDDGESQAGGRLRHLLEILELENVMVIVTRWYGGHKLGADRFKHISKVARDALEIGGFLDEKKDEGKGRKGKK; encoded by the exons ATGCAGTCAACTCCTCTCACTACCCAGTTCATCGAACATCTTCTATCGGAAGAAAATCTCGAGATCGATTCCAACCTCACTGCAATTGGCTTTGAACTTGAAGCTCTTCTGTCAATCTACGATGATGACTCGATTAGGCTTGCGTTTGCATCTAGATCTCCATCAAGGAGCTCTCAACTGCCTGATACGCCCAATcctgaaagaagaggctcGCAACAGTGGACGGATGCTTTTTGGGATGCGGACATAGGTTTTACCCCTGGAGAACGAATCCGCTATGAAGTCAGTTTACCAGtgtgggaagaaggggataCTCTGGAGGGAGTAGATCCGAGCGTCATGCCTCGCAAAGCTCCCATTATGCGAGTATTAGTCAGCTTGCCCCCAACTTATCCAAATATAAGCCCACCGCAGCTTCAGCTTTTGGGAAGATATCTGGGCAGCTTTGCCATAGATAGCGGATTGT TCGGCGATATCACCCGCACTTACATATCTTCCGACGGCGCCCCCTTTACCCCTGGTGACGTCTGTGTTTTCGAAGGACTGACCCACGTTCAGTCTTTAGCTCGCACATGGTATGCCGAGCAACTCGCTTGTGGAGCTGCCCGTGAAGCTCAGCGCAATCCCCAAATCACAGTCTCCGTCACAAATTCGCCTGAATCTTCTGATAGCGAAGATGCCGCCTATGTCCGACGTCTCTCTCCTAGACCAACGTTCTCCTATACACGTAGAGCAAGCGATTCGCCACCGACAGAAGCAATGCTTCGAATTGAGGCTGGCAAGGATCATGGTCTAAAAGTATGGGTATCGGACGAGGTTGTGGATAGAAAATCAGTGTTTGTTGGACGAGCAGTCAAGGTTACCGATGAACGAGATGTTCCGTTAGTAGTGCATGAGCTTTTGGGAGATAAAAGAGTAGCTAGAGCAGCTCATCCAGCCATCTATGCTTATCGGATTGTCAAAGATGTGGGGGGCACAGCAGGCAAAGTCTACAACACTG ATtacgatgacgatggagaATCACAAGCGGGCGGAAGATTACGCCATCTTTTGGAAATTTTAGAACTTGAGAACGTAATGGTCATTGTCACGAGATGGTACGGCGGGCACAAGTTGGGTGCCGATAGATTCAAACATATCAGTAAGGTTGCTAGAGATGCTTTAGAGATTGGAGGGTTTttggatgagaagaaggatgagggaaaaggaagaaaggggaagaagtga
- a CDS encoding uncharacterized protein (genome sequence mistake), whose translation MTKTKTTPPPSILHWYEPPTKIVSQTPSQRDHHDQEHHHHHSHYVRSVKPSRTVKETIEEKHLDGFKGEGTVEAQAKVVSGPSVPPIASAKASSKTKSTSIAASVKTPSAAVATSHITRRKSILATRSAPAQIVEVVPAATSAPATIVPSVVPSVATLPTTSLRVPSPTPSHRSRYSHHHPEVIVNVTIPQAIAAPAVPLPPPVITPDPPTPIVTEETAKETVEKAVEDVPATPLAVPATAHHASKTVSIPAVPPSLSPSTRSRLSRLQSAKATTVPLPPVAPTAVEQGVDEEPEEKVVEETRVTTTTRTIKRQPASPPKVFESSSRYLENTLEDEDPAPPPSPPPSTKPKSSVQSNPQIPPLPPSPVCSAPNTTVTMKCHLFKSKSSPSPKIRTVETTTVETISYPLLPQQSIEETDVNTAATTAGGATTKGIGAQDQSHLQLIAGECPGRGRVFVRFQWLTTKV comes from the exons ATgacaaagacaaagacCACTCCGCCGCCCTCTATCCTCCATTGGTATGAGCCTCCCACAAAGATAGTCTCGCAAACCCCATCGCAGCGTGATCATCACGACCAGGagcaccatcatcatcattctcattACGTTCGCTCTGTCAAGCCTAGCAGAACCGTTAAAGAAACCATCGAAGAGAAGCATTTGGACGGATtcaaaggggaagggaCTGTGGAAGCACAGGCCAAAGTCGTTTCCGGACCCAGTGTACCGCCGATTGCAAGTGCCAAAGCAAGCTCAAAAACGAAAAGTACGAGTATAGCTGCAAGTGTCAAGACTCCTAGTGCAGCCGTAGCTACCTCACATATTACCAGGAGAAAAAGCATTCTTGCTACAAGGTCTGCTCCTGCACAAATCGTAGAGGTTGTACCTGCAGCTACAAGTGCCCCTGCAACAATCGTCCCTTCAGTTGTCCCTTCAGTCGCCACGCTTCCTACCACTTCTCTCAGAGTTCCCTCGCCTACACCTTCTCATCGTTCGAGATATTCACACCACCACCCGGAAGTAATCGTCAACGTTACCATTCCTCAGGCAATCGCTGCCCCTGCtgtccctcttcccccaccAGTTATCACCCCTGACCCACCTACACCCATTGTCACTGAAGAAACGGCTAAAGAGACTGTTGAAAAAGCTGTAGAAGACGTCCCGGCAACACCTCTCGCAGTGCCAGCTACAGCCCACCACGCGTCTAAGACTGTCAGTATCCCTGCCGTACCGCCAAGCCTGTCTCCATCCACCCGATCCCGACTCTCCAGACTTCAAAGTGCCAAGGCTACCACCGTGCCTCTTCCCCCTGTGGCGCCGACAGCTGTAGAACAAGGTGTAGACGAGGAGCCAGAAGAAAaagtggtggaagagaCAAGAGTGACCACAACTACCAGAACCATCAAGCGTCAACCCGCTAGTCCACCAAAGGTTTTCGAGTCTAGCAGTCGTTACCTCGAAAATACGTTAGAAGACGAAGACCctgcccctcctccttctccgccgCCTTCTACCAAGCCCAAATCGTCTGTTCAGTCAAACCCACAGATCCCTCCGCTACCACCATCTCCAGTCTGTAGTGCACCGAACACAACAGTCACTATGAAGTGTCATCTTTTCAAAAGCAAATCATCCCCGTCCCCAAAGATCAGAACTGTGGAAACGACGACAGTAGAGACCATTTCCTATCCTCTTCTACCGCAGCAGAGCATAGAGGAAACCGACGTCAATACTGCTGCAACTACTGCGGGTGGTGCCACCACCAAAGGAATCGGGGCGCAAGATCAGTCGCACTTACAGCTAATAGCGGGAGAATGTCCGGGACGAGGGCGGGTATTCGTCCGATTCCAATGG TTGACTACAAAGGTTTGA
- a CDS encoding 20S proteasome subunit alpha 4: MSRSYDRALTVFSPDGHLFQVEYALEAVRRGTCAVGVRGKSCVVLGVEKKSTLQLQDPRTVRKVAMLDDHVCVAFAGLTADGRILIDKARIECQSHRLTVEDPVSIEYITKHIAGIQQRYTQSGGVRPFGISALIVGFDPHDTIPRLYSTEPSGIYSAWKACSIGRASKTVREFLEKNYVDDLGREEAIKLTVKSLLEVVQTGAKNIEITVMESYGVVKALEQSDIEKIVAEIDAEKEAEAERKRQRLAATQAGQASMAMGSSAPSGTQTPAGRPQEHASAPGGDSGVQ, from the exons ATGTCTCGCTCTTACGACCGAG CTCTTACTGTCTTTTCTCCTGATGGACAT CTTTTTCAAGTAGAATACGCCCTTGAAGCCgtcagaagaggaacatGTGCC GTTGGTGTCCGCGGCAAGTCATGTGTCGTCCTCGgtgtggagaagaaatcaactcttcaacttcaagATCCTCGAACGGTCCGAAAGGTTGCTATGCTCGATGATCACGTTTGTGTAGCTTTTGCAG GTCTTACTGCAGATGGTCGTATCTTGATCGATAAGGCGAGAATTGAGTGTCAATCACATCGATTGACTGTAGAGGATCCCGTCAGCATTGAATACATCACCAAGCATATCGCTGGTATTCAACAG CGATACACTCAATCCGGTGGTGTGCGACCGTTTGGTATATCTGCTTTGATAGTCGGGTTTGACCCCCATGACACTATCCCCCGACTGTACTCTACCGAACCAAGCGGTATTTACTCTGCTTGGAAAGCTTGTTCTATCGGAAGAGCATCCAAGACTGTGAGGGAGTTTTTAGAGAAGAATTATGTGGATGATCTTggcagagaagaggcaATCAAATTGACAGTAAAGAGTCTGTTAGAGGTTGTGCAAACTGGTGCGAAGAACATTGAGATTACTGTGATGGAGTCATATGGCGTTGTTAAG GCCCTTGAACAATCTGATATCGAAAAAATCGTCGCCGAGATTGAcgctgagaaggaagcagaggcCGAACGTAAACGCCAACGTCTGGCTGCCACACAAGCAGGGCAAGCTTCTATGGCCATGGGTTCTTCCGCGCCTTCTGGTACACAGACACCGGCCGGGCGACCTCAAGAACATGCTTCAGCACCTGGGGGTGACAGTGGGGTACAATAG
- a CDS encoding uncharacterized protein (genome sequence mistake), translating into MKLERRTGIDRVALVGGGILLYILLIPINIFHLALPTTQLLTVLPAAYLSAQVLDSSESSANDDKVKSLLSFFVVLGSIQTLESLMAGFLEKRIPQYYTVKLLFLAYLLHPKTQGAKKIYESVFRPLIKNRDSPLSPANVYPSSTSKTDAGTTGSTNASTSSRTGGAGTPPTSRSSNSNVASSPIHSNNPFATDSSSPKIPSQTASATSPPEFDRSFGVPSSTFASSAGSEAVTGHQAPTLAQLQTTTGGAAPGSNDSSFPPPRVQAQQALAHAVQESGVDTTEPNELSSSAL; encoded by the exons ATGAAACTCGAGAGGCGTACGGGTATTGACAGGGTCGCTCTTGTGGGTGGTGGCATTCTGTT atacatcctcctcatccccatcaacatcttccatctcgcACTTCCCACCACCCAGCTTTTGACAGTTCTACCTGCTGCGTACCTTTCAGCTCAAGTGCTTGACTCTTCCGAAAGTAGCGCCAATGACGACAAGGTCAAGTCGctgctttccttttttgtcGTTCTCGGCAGCATCCAGACCCTTGAGAGCTTGATGGCGGGATTTTTAGAAAAGAGAATTC CCCAATACTACACTGTAAAGCTTTTGTTCCTTGCCTATTTGCTTCACCCAAAAACTCAG GGCGCAAAGAAGATTTACGAGTCTGTCTTCCGCCCTTTAATCAAGAACCGCGACAGTCCTTTGTCCCCAGCCAACGTTTATCCCAGCTCCACATCCAAGACAGACGCCGGCACTACCGGATCTACCAACGCTTCAACTTCCTCTCGTACTGGAGGTGCGGGCACACCACCCACCAGCCGatcctccaactccaacgTCGCCTCCAGCCCTATCCACTCTAACAACCCCTTCGCAActgactcttcttctcccaagATCCCTTCCCAAACCGCCTCTGCTACTAGCCCTCCCGAGTTTGACCGTAGCTTTGGCGTCCCCTCTTCTACTTTTGCCTCTAGTGCTGGCTCTGAGGCTGTTACCGGCCACCAAGCACCTACCCTTGCTCAGTTACAGACCACTACTGGAGGCGCCGCCCCCGGTAGCAAcgactcttctttccctcctcctcgagTGCAGGCCCAGCAAGCTCTCGCTCATGCGGTGCAGGAGAGCGGCGTTGACACCACCGAGCCTAATGAACTTTCCAGTTCAGCGTTGTGA
- a CDS encoding succinate-semialdehyde dehydrogenase (NADP+), whose amino-acid sequence MSIRSPASLSLKRSSHLTTATRRLHTSTPALIAAASLSRKLQLGNLQLTPHLLAPTGSRTMSNWPKVTSENPLGLDDPTLFIQKGLINGQYVGTQSGKTFEVNDPASGKTIGTCPEMTVEDTRHAIEVAEKAFATFRNTSPVQRSNWLSELYRLYQASINDIARLIVWENGKSWNDAMAEATYAGSFFSWFAAEALRTYGEVIPCSVPGTRNFSIKQPIGVVALLCPWNFPAAMIARKMGPALAVGCTSVIKTPSETPFTTLAITELARRAGIPDGVINVITTDANLQDVGKELCTNPAVHKVSFTGSTRVGKILASQCSSTLKKMSLELGGNAPLIVFEDADIPTAVAGTIASKFRGSGQTCVCANRIYVHDAIYDEFAKKLAEKVAEFKVGPGFGEGVTHGPLIHARQADKVEEHVQDAVKKGAKVLVGGKRGNGTEYIPTVLTDVNDECLIATEETFGPVAALFRFSSEEEVVARANRAEVGLAGYFFSRDSDRIWRVAEALETGMVGANTGMISQAVIPFGGIKESGYGKEGGRQGTDEYTITKFVAVGTSLHNMPK is encoded by the exons ATGTCCATAAGATCGCCcgcctctctttccctcaaaAGATCGTCTCACCTCACCACTGCCACACGACGACTACACACTTCCACTCCTGCCCTCATCGCCGCTGCCTCTCTCTCCAGAAAGCTCCAACTTGGTAACCTTCAGCTCACACCCCACTTGCTAGCACCAACCGGATCACGAACAATGTCCAACTGGCCCAAAGTCACCTCTGAAAACCCC CTTGGTCTCGACGACCccactctcttcatccagaAGGGTCTCATCAACGGCCAGTATGTCGGTACCCAGTCCGGCAAGACCTTTGAGGTCAATG ACCCTGCCTCTGGCAAGACCATCGGTACCTGCCCGGAGATGACCGTTGAGGACACTCGTCACGCTATTGAGGTCGCCGAAAAGGCCTTTGCCACTTTCCGTAACACTAGTCCTGTTCAGCGTTCCAATTGGCTCTCTGAGCTTTACCGTCTCTACCAGGCGTCTATCAACGACATTGCCCGTTTGATCGTTTGGGAGAACGGCAAGTCTTGGAACGACGCCATGGCCGAGGCCACTTATGCCggttccttcttctcctggtTCGCTGCCGAGGCACTCAGGACCTATGGCGAGGTCATTCCTTGCTCTGTGCCCGGTACCAGGAACTTTTCCATCAAGCAGCCTATTGGTGTTGTCGCTTTGCTTTGCCCCTGGAACTTCCCCGCTGCCATGATTGCCAGGAAGATGGGTCCCGCTCTCGCTGTTGGATGCACTTCTGTCATCAAGACTCCTTCCGAGACTCCCTTCACCACCCTTGCCATCACCGAG CTTGCCCGACGAGCCGGTATCCCCGACGGTGTCATCAACGTCATCACCACCGACGCCAACCTCCAGGATGTCGGCAAGGAACTCTGTACCAACCCTGCCGTTCACAAGGTCTCCTTCACAGGTTCTACTCGAGTCGGCAAGATCCTTGCCTCTCAATGCTCTTCCACCCTCAAGAAGATGTCCCTCGAGCTTGGTGGTAACGCCCctctcatcgtctttgAAGACGCCGATATCCCCACCGCCGTCGCCGGTACCATCGCTTCCAAATTCCGAGGCTCAGGCCAGACTTGCGTCTGTGCCAACAGGATCTACGTCCATGACGCCATCTACGACGAGTttgccaagaagctcgCCGAGAAGGTTGCCGAGTTCAAGGTCGGTCCCGGTTTCGGAGAAGGTGTCACGCACGGTCCTCTTATCCATGCTAGGCAGGCCGACAAGGTCGAAGAA CACGTCCAAGATGCTGTCAAGAAGGGCGCCAAGGTCCTTGTTGGTGGCAAGCGAGGCAATGGTACCGAGTACATCCCCACCGTCCTCACCGATGTCAACGACGAATGC TTGATCGCTACTGAGGAGACTTTTGGTCCCGTTGCCGCTCTTTTCCGATTCTCgtctgaagaggaagtcgTCGCCAGAGCCAACCGCGCTGAAGTCGGTCTCGCTGGctatttcttctccagGGACTCTGACAGGATCTGGAGGGTTGCCGAAGCCCTTGAGACTGGTATGGTCGGTGCCAACACCGGTATGATCTCTCAAGCCGTCAT TCCCTTTGGAGGTATCAAGGAGTCTGGTTACGGCAAGGAAGGTGGTCGACAAGGTACGGATGAGTACACCATCACCAAGTTTGTGGCCGTCGGCACTTCATTGCACAACATGCCAAAgtaa
- a CDS encoding gamma-glutamyltransferase, with protein sequence MFLGALFSRSWLREGDPRDMPMVPPVWTLPPPTGLPRNDAYLINATTAAVASEDVTCSNLGLSILQGKNGSAVDAAITTTLCIGLLNAFSSGIGGGGFMVVHVPETHKVNDQVLRDIGYDGELEDGRVVALDFRETSPSQCEKDTYGTHKAGRMAAQVGGLAIGVPGELRGLEAAHKLYGTLPWKDVVMPVAELAKGWRVSRELARRLRLFGEFMLSSPTWSAVYAPRGAMLVEGDFIQRLNYGKTLEKIAEEGASAFYQGEIAESSIKTIAKAGGVMTLDDLKSFKALSYPAIHSTFMDKEIYTTSAPSSGGILLGLLNVLEPLNITSDGGLKNPLNVHRFLEALKFAFGARSWVTDPAFAKDKKRLEEVYTKEWADGIREKITDNETHSADYYGLQYDTPIDHGTTHLSAVDKWGGAASVTSTVNLIWGSHVMDPKTGVIFNDEQDDFAVPGAPDAFGLWPSPWNYPAPGKKPLSSTSASIILNPTTHSSPSSPSSSSSSSSSLYAVIGGSGGSRIFPSVAQVLINLFSGLDISESIEAYRVHNQIVPDLTTIEVGPEGVDQGIVKALKERGHNVGEFDVNIGISEVQAIVVEDGHIFAASDSRKNGIAAGY encoded by the exons ATGTTTCTCGGAGCCCTATTCTCCAGAAGCTGGTTGAGAGAAGGGGATCCCCGAGATATGCCCATGGTACCTCCCGTGTGGACATTGCCTCCT CCCACTGGTCTTCCCAGGAACGATGCGTACCTCATCAATGCTACAACGGCTGCCGTCGCTTCTGAAGATGTCACCTGTTCCAACCTCGGtctttccatcttgcaAGGCAAGAATGGTTCGGCTGTTGATGCTGCCATCACTACAACGCTCTGTATCGGTCTCCTGAACGCCTTTTCTTCAGGTatcggtggtggtggcttCATGGTTGTCCACGTGCCAGAGACACACAAGGTAAATGATCAAGTACTCCGTGATATCGGGTATGATGGTGAGCTGGAGGATGGCCGAGTGGTTGCCTTGGACTTTAGAGAAACCAGTCCTTCCCAGTGCGAGAAGGATACGTACGGGACCCACAAGGCGGGAAGAATGGCTGCGCAGGTCGGTGGTTTGGCTATCGGTGTCCCTGGAGAGCTTAGAGGGCTAGAAGCTG CTCACAAGCTCTATGGGACTTTACCTTGGAAGGATGTAGTCATGCCCGTAGCAGAACTGGCAAAGGGATGGCGAGTATCCCGTGAACTTGCGAGGCGTCTTCGT CTTTTCGGCGAATTTATGCTCTCCTCGCCGACTTGGTCTGCAGTATATGCTCCCCGAGGAGCCATGCTTGTGGAAGGCGACTTTATCCAGAGGTTAAACTATGGCAAGACTTTGGAAAAGattgcagaagaaggtgctAGTGCATTTTACCAAGGCGAAATTGCTGAGAGCAGCATAAAGACCATTGCCAAGGCCGGTGGTGTCATGACCTTGGATGAT CTTAAATCATTCAAAGCGCTTTCTTACCCTGCGATTCACTCCACCTTTATGGACAAAGAGATTTACACCACCTCTGCGCCTTCTTCTGGCGGGATCCTGCTCGGATTACTCAACGTCCTTGAACCGTTAAACATTACTTCCGACGGCGGTCTGAAAAACCCTCTCAACGTCCATCGTTTCCTCGAGGCGCTCAAATTCGCTTTTGGAGCTAGGTCATGGGTGACCGATCCCGCTTTtgccaaggacaagaagaggcttGAAGAAGTCTACACCAAGGAATGGGCTGATGGGATTAGAGAAAAGATTACAGAT AACGAGACACACTCTGCCGATTATTATGGACTTCAGTACGACACCCCTATCGATCACGGAACGACACATCTTAGCGCTGTAGACAAGTGGGGCGGGGCGGCAAGTGTTACCTCGACG GTCAATCTTATTTGGGGGAGCCATGTTATGGACCCCAAGACGGGTGTCATCTTTAACGACGAGCAGG ATGATTTTGCTGTCCCCGGAGCTCCTGATGCATTCGGTCTGTGGCCCAGTCCGTGGAACTACCCTGCACCCGGCAAAAA GCCACTATCCTCCACATCCgcctccatcatcctcaaccccACTACacactcttccccttcttctccatcatcttcttcttcctcatcctcctctttgtACGCAGTCATCGGCGGTTCAGGCGGCTCACGCATCTTCCCCTCCGTCGCCCAAGTCTTAatcaacctcttctccggGCTCGATATCTCCGAATCGATTGAAGCGTACAGGGTACATAACCAGATCGTGCCGGATCTGACGACCATCGAAGTCGGGCCGGAGGGAGTGGATCAAGGTATTGTCAAGgcgttgaaggagaggggtCATAATGTTGGGGAGTTTGATGTCAATATTGGTATCTCTGAAG TGCAAGCGATTGTGGTAGAGGATGGACATATCTTCGCTGCTAGTGATTCCAGGAAGAACGGTATAGCTGCGGGTTATTGA
- a CDS encoding exosome complex component CSL4, with protein MSLPSLLLPGQPLPAQLIAPPLPKCGKGCYEHNGQILASVVGRPRRDGAVVSVIGREETVGTVDVDSIVIGVISRLTPQQAHMTLTTLSDRPLPESSEDFTGLIRIADIRLTERDKVKMGECFRLGDIVKAKVLSLGDARSYYLSTAANELGVVYAKSEAGNPLLPVSYQEMEDEVTGKKEKRKVAKPEGI; from the exons ATGTCATTACCATCATTACTTCTGCCCGGTCAACCTTTGCCGGCTCAACTTATCGCCCCGCCCTTACCGAAATGTGGAAAAGGTTGTTATGAGCACAATGGCCAAATCTTGGCTAGTGTTGTGGGAAGACCGCGGAGAGACGGTGCT GTGGTCAGCGTTattgggagggaagagacCGTCGGTACAGTTGATGTTGACTCCATCGTGATCGGTGTT ATTTCCAGATTGACACCTCAACAAGCACACATGACTCTTACAACTCTTAGTGATCGCCCTCTTCCCGAATCTTCAGAAGATTTCACGGGCCTAATTCGGATCGCGGACATCAGGTTAACAGAAAGAgacaaggtgaagatgggtGAATGTTTTAGATTAGGTGATATTGTTAAGGCCAAGGTG CTAAGTTTGGGTGATGCAAGGAGCTACTATTTGTCAACCGCAGCCAACGAGCTGGGCGTCGTATATGCGAAATCAGAAGCTG GTAATCCGTTATTGCCGGTCAGCTATcaggaaatggaagatgaagtgacggggaaaaaggagaagagaaaagttGCAAAGCCTGAAGGAATATAA